The DNA region TTCACCGCACTTCATATTAGCTTATTTGAATGGTTTAagtttaatcgagagaggaaccTGAATCAAAATAATAGGGTAATAACCcgttgaattcgtgagaatcaataGAACATTAAGAGTGAAATTTAACAGTGCCAATTCCAAGATAACAATCTTGCACTTATCATGTCATGTCATGTCCCTTATTTCTCACACTGGTAACCAACCAATTATGCTAATCTCTAGTTCTTCGCGATCAATTGTTATTTGCTTTACTTTTAATAGTTAATTGTGGTTCATAATCATTCCAATCAAAGTGTTAATCCTCTTGGATAGCAATTAACTAGAAATTATTCAAACATTATTTAAATCTAATCCCTGTGGAGACAATAattttactatactatctttgactagcgagcataaattttcttgtgtgttttgcgctcgtcaaatatAAACCTATTGACTACTTAACCAACAGGTTCTCGAATGGGGTGAGTGAAAGAGATGGAGAAGAAACTCTCCATAGCTGAGCAAAAGTCAAATATGATAACTGAAGATTAACTCACATGGTTGATCTTTTGAGACATGGAACCTCCGACGCATTTTAAGCAACACAAATGCTATGGCCGTAAGTATCACAGCTGCAGCACATAGGGACCCTAAGATAATTCCAACCAAGGTGGCTCTGCTGATTCTGCTTCCCCCTTCCCCTACCCCCACCGGGGGAAAAAGGACTGCAAGAAGAAAATCATTAGTAATTTAACCGTGAGAAAGCAGGAAGTAAGAGAAGAAGAGAGCAAGTTATTCTCTCTCTTATACGATAGCATATTTTGAAATTACCTTATGGTTTAACTAAGATTTTACTTAATTAAGCACTTACAGTAATGTCGTCAATTCAGTTTTAGTTGACCCTACTGAATATCTAAGAGCTCACTAGCATCTCTGTCAGTATAGCATTTTTTATGAGGATGTTGAGAGTCAGAGCAGACACGGTGCCTAAAGAATTTCATTGGTTTCATACTTGCATACATCTATGACAACAAGAAGAAACTATGCTCTGTATCACAAGATAAACGATATAaataaacattttcagaaacgaAAAGGAGCACAACGGAAAGATAATTTTTATCTGAGCAtgactagaaaaagaaaaaagaatttaataataatcataataattaTATTCAAGAATCagcaagaataaaataaaaattagtcGTGCAGGCACACAAGagttccagaattccattctagTTGAAATATATCCGAGAAGGCATTAAACACAAAATAAGAACTGAAGAAACAAGTTGTAAGATAATCAAAGGCATTTCTCTCAGCTTGCATGCTAATCTCAAACTTGGGTTCTTGTGCCTCCCTAGAGAAATTTGAACTAAAATTTGTATTTATCACTCTACATTCGTGACCTCAGTTGTAAAAAAAAACGAGATTCAAATTGGTTTTACTTTAAATTCCTCAGGAAATCATTACACAACTACAACTAAACACGTCCACATTTTAATGAATTTGATCTCAGTAATATTACAGATTATATCCTACTTACGCAAAAACACAACGGGTTTGGAAACATACCAGAACTATACCCCATGGCAGTGAAATTGAGCAGATCATATGGGCCAAAGATATCAGTTCCAGTAAGATTAAACAAAGCAAATTTGTTTGCAATCCGTACTATCTCGCTGTCattaaattttccaaaatcaTTTATTCTAGAATCATTTGTACGTGGAGGGTAGAATTTCAGAAACATCCCAAGCCTAGGACCGCTTTCCCATGCGACCGATTGAATGAATAATTGATAATAATCCAAGTTAACGCTTTTTGTTATCCACTGTTCAAAGTCACTATGATGTGGTGGAAAGTCTGAAATGCTGGGGCTTCTTAAacgtaaaccaactccaaaaggTGCTGCACAAAAGCAGTCATCCGTTAATGCTGGGACATGTTCGAAATCCTTGTTGCAAGGCTGCTGTGCGGAACAACTTGGAATAGAGTTGTTCAAGCTTCCATACTCTTCATCTTCATGTTTTGATTTACAAAATTGTATAATCTGATGCTCATTTGCATTTCCACAAACAGGATTTCCATAAAGCCTGAAGTTATTCCATTAAAGCATCATCATTTATGGAATAATTAAGTCAGAACTCAGAAATATCAAGGAACTTCACTCTAACGTGTAATTCCACACTGGATTCAGAGTATGTTTCAGATGAATGTTAAAAGTATAAGATGAACAATATGAACATTTCATAACCCAATAAAATCAAAATTGGCTTTTGGTCCAGAAAGAATTTTGCACATCCGTTAAATATAataaagtgaagttttcctaatgaGGACTGCTGTAACGATTAACGGACAGCCCTTGCCTGTCATTACTCGTTTCTAACTTCAAGGTTTACAGAAACTTTACAGCTAGTGTAATGTTAATATCTATAACTTAGCTAATTAACACAAATGTTGTCATGGGAAGTTCTATAGCAAGTCTGCCTGAGAGTTCTTCATGTTAGTTATTCTGtttaaaagggcagcccggtgcactaagctcccgctatgcgcggggtccggggaagggccggaccacaagggtctatagtacgcagtcttaccctgcatttctgcaagaggttgtttccatcGCAGAAAATAGAAACTAAAGACTCCACAGAATTATTTCAGATATTAAAGCTTATAAAAAAACAGGACCATGAGCGATAAATAGCAATTGAGTTAGGGGAGCTTGATTCGCCACATACAATTATAAAAGCCGAGAACTGAAAGTAAGTACAATAATATATATGTACAAGATTATCGGAAATAAGGTCTTACATAATATCGACATTTGGAGGAGGATCAAGAATCCCTGAAATATCTGAGAGTAAATTACGTTGAAGGTTCCTGCACAAAGGAGATCAACTGGATAAGCCTGGCAATCTGATAAATTAACATTTGAGGGGCCCTTTCTAGTCAGACATGGCATGGTTTAGTAAGAGGACAAAATACACACTTTATTACCTACCTCTAACAAAACAAAAAGCAGAcagattatttttttttataaggttaaaaaaaaaaaaagcagacAGATTTTTCCTTGTTGTATTTTAAGTTTTTAACTAGAAATTGTTGTTGCCAATGGAAACATTATTCCTTGAATGTACTTTATTTTTCAGGATACATTTTTTGTCTATCCAAAACTACATGTGAATTGAAAGCTACCAAACTGAAATTGGCACATAAACTTGACTTGATTAACTACAAAAAGCTTTTATCTTGGCTCCCAAGGCCTTGGTCTGGTAGTAAGAGCACAACTTGTGACATATGGGTTAGGCGCAAGTCACGGCTTTGATCCCTACTGCAAACAAAAACCTGGAATTTAAATGGATAAGGGTAAAGGACCATTACCCACCGTGTTTCAAACCTCATGGGCTCTTGGGGATTTCAAAAAAAACTTTTATTTTGTCTCTTATGGTTACTAACTTAAACAGCCAATAGATTGTGGAAAGTACAGAACataaacatgaaaataaagtactgaTAAGAGGAATATGTACGAATGAGACTCTTACAATCTAAGTCGCGCGTCTGGGGAAAATGTCATATTCTCCCAAATGGTAGTTGGCACAAAACCACTTAACCTATTATTGTTGAGTGACctacaagaaaaataattttgacgGAAGGAAATGTCAATACTGCATTTAATAGAGTATCGAATGAAATTTAAAACCTCCTGAGAAACAAGAAGCAAAGATTGAGCAAATGAAGCTCCTTACAGTTTCTGCAGACTTGGAAGGGCAGAAAAGTTCGAAGGGATAGAACCATTGAGCATGTTTCCAGACAGAATGCTGCAATCATCGCCAAAGTACTTAGTCCACTATTGAGAGTCTGATACCAAGAGTAAGTTACTCAAACATGAAAAAGAAAAGGGTGTGTATTAAGAACTAATGTACATTCAACCGCCTACTGGTAGATGTCGATAGGGAGTGGGGGAGGGGGAGGTGAGAAGAGGAAGGGAGGGAGATAAAAAGATGAGGGAATAAACCAGGAAAGATTTGAGCAGTTTCAAACTTTACCAGAAACTTACATGGTTGTGATATTATCAGACAGCTTATTGGAAGGTATATTTCCCGTGAGTTGGTTTCTGCTAAGGTCTCTGTGACATGAAAAATTTATATCAGATGAATCGTCACTGGTTGTAAATTTAACTCTCTGAATATCAGCGCAAATTAATTGAGTGGCAGATGAGTTCAACTTCATCTGGTATAGAAGAATTATTATGCAGAATTTCACCGATATCAACACTATCAAGAGGTTAGCAAAACAGAAACATTTTAACTGGACAGAGAAATTTCTCGATGAAGTATGCTTACAAGTAAAGAAGGCCTGGTATTGTGCTCAGATCAGGAACTGTTCCTTGCAAGTTGCAGTTCCTAAGACTCCTGCAGGTTTGATGAAATATTATACTACGTAATTTTCATTAAGGAAAGGTTAATAAAATCATAGTATCATTACATCGTAAGCTTCATAGTATAGTATAGATTTCCTCCAACAATCTTTATCACTTTCTTTAAATTGTTACTCCATGTTATGTAAAAAGCCACTCTTTAAGAATGAAAACATTAGTGTAATTTTTCTCGTTTCGTGTGAGGAGGGGAGATAAAGACCtttatgaaaataaattgataatcATGGGAAGAAAATGTTTTATTAATCCTCTTTTATGATGCTACCGTCTGTCAAAGGTTACATCAACGGGGATAATATTTATTTCAGAATATTCCACTTGGGGACTTATTTTCTGATCAAAATTTGGGATAAATAATCTTTAAGTGATGACAAACATCCTTTAGAACTATATATTCTTGCTTTGTGCAAACAGGCATCTATAAACAGCAGAACGAGAAGGGGGATATAAACCAATAAATGTAAGAGATGAATAGTAACATACAACTTCAAGAGTTTGGACATATTGCTGTAAGAAGCTGGAATCACAGAGCCTTCAAAGTTATTGTTGTCAAGTTGACTGCAAAAGTTGTTATTGTGGGGGAAAAGGGGTGTTGGGGTTTGCTTATTAATGCTGAAATGACATTAAATTATTGAGAAAAATCAGCAAAAGCTTAGAGTTAAAAGAGAGGTGATACAGAATCTTTAAGCTCGGCATCTGTGCAAGCTCTGGCGGAAGGTAACCTGATAAGTTGTTGTTGTCCAGAAGACTGAAATAATGCACATCCAAGTAAATCCAAACATGAAAATTGCAGAGAAAAAATTCCTAGCTCCTATGGCATTGTAACTCTGCTTGCCAATTTAGTCATACTAGGTGTTGTAGGTTAAGTGATTCTTACAAGTGTTGAAGCGGTAAAACAGAAAGCTCCGGAGGAATTTGACCGCTTATTGAATTGTTATTCATATGGCTGCATTCACAACAAGAAGGATTAATACAGAAACTAAACATATCCATACCACCATAACGAGCAGAGAATCTTTGGGTTCTAGTGGAGAACTCACAAATGCACAACTTTTGGCAATTTTGCAAacgattttggtattggtcccgATATAGCATTTAAGTCCAACTGAAATTTACTTAAGTTAGGAAGATAACCAAGCTCTTCTGGTAAAGGACCTGATATTTGATTTCCACTCAAAAGCCTGCAAGAACAGAAGAAGTGCACAATCCATATATGTTGAATACATGCAAGTTGTTTATTAGATATCTTCAGCTACAACATCTGAAAGCAAAAGCATTGATTGTAAACAGTAAGGCATATGCATATTCGGGCTTCAACTGAAGCAAGGATTCGAAAATGTTGATTGAAGTTTATATGGAGAAGTGAAATTCCAGTAAATGTTTATGTAACTTCTTATGATAAAGATAAGACTTCATTTCTCAATATAGATAATTTAAAAATTAGTTTTCTCTAACAAACTAATTTTTTAAccattattttaatatttcttcAATTAGAAAACGCAATACACGAGTCAAAATAACACTTTAAACTCTGTCCATTCATACACTGTTACATTTTAtgttttctgtattttttttaaaatcccgATCATTAGAAGCAATCTTCGCTAGCACAACGACCTCGTCATAGCAACCTTCACTACGATAGAAAATGACAATGAGTACACGAAGGCCATAGTTTTGTCTAAACTATTGATGTTTTTCAAATGATCATATCAAACAAAAAGGGGGTTCTCTTAACAATGATTAGaatgaaatggagggagtaatgTTTTTCCTAATTAAGCAGTGAAGAGACATACAGTAGCCTCAGAGCAGTAATGTTGCCTATCTCCTTCGGTATGCTGCTGCTAATGCTGTTCCACATGAAATTCCTATGAAAAAATGAGAAAGCAACGGAATCATTATCACCAAAACCAAAGCTGAAATAAAGGTAGTACTAATTACTGATACTTGACAAATGCTAATTAATATCAAATGGATGTAATATAATTGTAGGGACTCACAAGATTTCCATTTGTTTTAGCTGGCCAAGCTCAGGAGCTAGTGTACCAGATAACGATAAATTCATCAGACGCCTGCATTTCCGCatgaaacagaaaaggaaaagctTTCAAACACAATGCATTATGAGATGTTTGGTTGTCACAAATTTTGAGTAAGGTTATTCACCCAATATTACTacagaaaaatacataaaacaacaTAGAGAGGGAGAGAGGAGATCGAGGTGCGTACAATTCTTTGACGTGCTGATAACCGTCAGTTTCGTTTTGAACACAGTGCACAAAAGACCACGAAACGCATGGGTCTTTCTCCTTTTCCCAATTCCTCAGATAACCCACCGGATCTTCTACTTTCCGGCGAATCGCCTCTAACGCCGTCACTGCACATTCCGGTAATGTCACACCAGTAACTAATTGCTACTACTACACAGTTATTTTTTCATCTACTACTTTTTTGTTATGTGacagttaaaagttaaaacttatGAAAATTTAACTTTAGCAGTAGATAAATATTACTTAACCGTGATTGAGTCATACATGTGTGTTTGAAAAGCACTTATATTGAATTTAAGTTTTTATTGTGTGACACAATTAAGGGCTCATTTGGTACTAGGGAATAGGGATAAAGGTAATTAATCtcaaaattaaatttaagatagTTTATCTTACGTTTGGTCGAGATAAAATCGTGATATAACTAATTCCCGAATTAGTTATCGCGCGAGTGTAGTGTTATTTTTATTACCAGGAGAGAGTGAGATAACAatcccaaccaaacgaccccttagttcTTTCTAAGAATTAAAAAAGGCAGCCCGGTGTACTAAACTCCTGTTATGCGCGGGGTTCGGGGAATGGccgaaccacaagggtctattgtacgcagcatTACCCTACAAATTCTATATTTGATacaatttagttttaattttttcgaTTTACGTTTAGTGAAAAGTTTCTATAATCATACAAATATTATGGCTTGTTTAAGACCATAAATTTTAACAGTCTTGTTCTTTATTCTTATAGCCTCACAAATGTTGAATGTTAAAAAACATAAGGTTCAAAATTCTTTCAATCTTAAATTTCATACTATTAAACTACCTTACATAAATTTAAATGGAGGGAATGTGCAGCttgattcttttttattttatttttcaccgGATAATTTAGTTAGTGGAGCATTAGTTAAGGTCAAAATTCCTTGAAGAGATGCgataaaataacaaagaaaacagTGAGAGAAAGTACATTCATTTGGATACAACAAAACCAGTTTAATGTGGTTTAAGGAGGGTAGACTGGAGGGTTTGTTTCCGATAGATCGGCTTaagaaatagtaaaaataaagcaaattaCATTCATTTGGATCTGGAAGGAAATTATGAAGTGAAATTTAAGGAAGAAATGATAAGGAGGAGAGAAATTACCTTCATTTGGATCAGTGATCATTGATTGTCCATAAGCAGACCAAAATGTTGAAAGAGCGACAACCAGTAATATCAACTCACTGTGTCTTATTACCACCTTTCCTCTTCTACCTCTGTCCATCTCCAAATATCCTTAAAccaaaatattatctttttaGTTCTTTGAAAACAAATGTTTTTATTTCTAAGTTGCTAGGAAAATCCAGGAGGAGAGCCTTggtcacaggttcgagccgtggaatcagccattaatgcttgcattagggtaggctgcctacatcacaccccttggggtgagaccctgcgtgaacgcgggatgctttgtgaatcgggctgcccttttttgATAGAAAAATACATCATGAAAACATTTATCTCTCATTTTGAATTAGTGTAGAACATAATTTAATTTCTAGATATTAATTATTGAACCTCTTACCAGAAACTTGAGAGAAATCGAAAAGTTAGAGAACTCAACCAATGTAGAAATGTCTGCATAAACAGTAGGAAAGAAGTAATCATTCTAAACATGTGGATGTAAGATATGGGAAGTTTGTTGAGAGTTGACACTGGCAATCTTGAACTTGTCAAGTTTTCCTCTTTTAATATTCACCAGAAAACGAAAATCAGCTAGTAGTTGGTAATGGCATTGTCAATATGAGTTGACAAAAAAAGTAATTGGACATAGTGATATATAGTAATGGCAATTTGCTGCACAAAATTTCCAGTTATCTGGTGTGGGGATCAGAATAGCTTGTCAGGGAATAAACAATGACTTATATGAACTAGGCAAAGGGGACTTGGTCTTTTCTACAGACCAATTAAGTACAACATTGGGCAAATGTTCTCTTGGTAGGTAACCTCAGCTTTGTCTCAAAAGCTATCTGATTCTGCTTCTTTATCTTGTATACACATTCTGCTGTTGGAATGCTTCCCATGTCCAGTTGAATCCCTATTTATCGAAA from Nicotiana tabacum cultivar K326 chromosome 24, ASM71507v2, whole genome shotgun sequence includes:
- the LOC107779553 gene encoding putative LRR receptor-like serine/threonine-protein kinase At1g06840, whose product is MDRGRRGKVVIRHSELILLVVALSTFWSAYGQSMITDPNEVTALEAIRRKVEDPVGYLRNWEKEKDPCVSWSFVHCVQNETDGYQHVKELRLMNLSLSGTLAPELGQLKQMEILNFMWNSISSSIPKEIGNITALRLLLLSGNQISGPLPEELGYLPNLSKFQLDLNAISGPIPKSFAKLPKVVHFHMNNNSISGQIPPELSVLPLQHFLLDNNNLSGYLPPELAQMPSLKILQLDNNNFEGSVIPASYSNMSKLLKLSLRNCNLQGTVPDLSTIPGLLYLDLSRNQLTGNIPSNKLSDNITTIILSGNMLNGSIPSNFSALPSLQKLSLNNNRLSGFVPTTIWENMTFSPDARLRLNLQRNLLSDISGILDPPPNVDIMLYGNPVCGNANEHQIIQFCKSKHEDEEYGSLNNSIPSCSAQQPCNKDFEHVPALTDDCFCAAPFGVGLRLRSPSISDFPPHHSDFEQWITKSVNLDYYQLFIQSVAWESGPRLGMFLKFYPPRTNDSRINDFGKFNDSEIVRIANKFALFNLTGTDIFGPYDLLNFTAMGYSSVLFPPVGVGEGGSRISRATLVGIILGSLCAAAVILTAIAFVLLKMRRRFHVSKDQPSPKFPMRIEGVKAFGFKELEAAASSFSSTTEIGQGGYGKVYKGILAESTIVAIKRAHQGSLQGEKEFYTEIELLSRLHHRNLVSLVGYCNEGGEQMLVYEFMPNGSLHDLLSARYRVPLSLGTRLYIALGAARGIVYLHTEADPPIIHRDIKANNILLDSKFTAKVSDFGISRLAPLPDAETSGHVSTVVKGTPGYLDPEYFFTHKLTEKSDVYSLGIVFLELLTGMRPISHGRNIVREVNAACQSGTMASVIDRSMGPYPSECVKKFLDLALRCSLDEQKDRPTMLEVVRELENITYMLPAFDNNTAPDLDVSISGMSSSSPTSAYSRHTTTNTTTMDFQGTELELVSGVIPSIRPR